agatctaattactttGATGGCATTGTGTTCATGAAGACCTTAACTTTTTGATATCAGGCATGTTTTTGATAAGCTCAATTCTACTTTGTGGTTGCCTATTTCTAGATTTATACTTTATTtgcaacaaaataaacaaattctgCTTCTCTTAAATAGGTTGTATAAAACAGAAGTAACATAATgatagcttgttttgaaatattaaagTTCTTTTTAGACAGACTTGACCAGAAATTGTTTAATGgttgatctttgtatctttGTAAACTTTGTTTCAAATCAGAATCTAGGTTAGTTTAAAGTTCTTAATGATGTTGTTAAAtaatttagttgttgttgttttttacagaGAAGAGCTAATAAagttaatatttgttttctttatacttagaaataatttaaattagttaattgtttgtggaacacctattcaagccTCACGGAACCCTTGAGTTCTGCAGAACACAGTGTGGGAGACACTGAAATATTATATTGATATATAAGATGACCAGGGGCTATCTAGCCATACTATCTAGCCAAACTGAGGAGCTGTTGAGGAGGCTGCTAGGATTAACTGTGGATTACTGTACTAGCCGTGTCAAAGCTGATCTGCAAATTACCTGTTGTAGGAGTTTAAAATGTTGTAGTTGCAATATATTTGGACTATTAATACATATCTTATTGTTCCTGGCAGCATGTTATAGACTATTCTATCTACAAAAAGAAATGAGGCTGAAATAAAGAGATACTAGTTTCTGTTGAAGACTTTGAGAAATTTATCTCATGCAGACAAGCAAAAATGccaaattatatttcttttcacAGCATTTCAATAAAGATTCAATTAATAATtaggattatttttttaaaaagtaaataattcagcagaaaacatttataatgtttaaataatgtaaatgaGACATTGACAAGACCTTTACCATTGCTACATCAATTTACTGTGTTATTGAAAACAACAGCTATTGTATCAtcattactatttttaatttatcatACTTTCAGTAGTTTCTTGTTTCTcacttaaatagttttatttgtgacATGGTAACAACATTTTCCTGTTTGGAAGAACTAAGTAATAAAAGCCTATTCATTTTATCTTTACAGGACCACTATACTTTGACACCAGACTAAGCTGACAATATTCATCAACTAATGGCACATTTTGAAAACTCATCTTTCCAAACTGATCCACTGAGAAGTTTCTTTGATCACAAAGAGAATAAAGAAGTGCTTAATGATATGCATGAGTCCAAAGATGGTCAAAATCCAGATTCTGTACAAAATAAAGTTGTACATAGAGAAGAAAAGAACTTGCTAAGTGAAATGAATGATTCAACGAATAGTAGAAGTCTATTGTTAAATGCTGTACAAAATAATGATGTTGAAACAGTCAAGGATTTGCTGTTAATTAAAAAAGTCAATCCCAATTTCAACCTTCAGATGATAAGTCCAATCTGCCAGGCGGCTGCATTAGGGAATATTCAGATTTTGAACCTCTTACTTGATGCTGGCGCAGACCCACGAACACAGAATACTAGCAACATGTCCTGGGAGAGACAACCCATACACATTGCTGCTTCAAAGGGGCACCTTGATGCCCTTAAGCTCTTTGTGGAAAgaggaataaaaataaatcagcaAGATAGTGACAAAAGAACACCACTTCACTGGGTCTCTATGTATGGCCATGTACATATGATCAAGGTATTGATTGTTCAGTATCGACATATTGAAATTAATATTAAAGTAGCTACATGATATATTGGCTGCTATAGAACATCAGTGTTACATAAATCTAGGGTTGAATACTAAAATGAACATACACCAGGGGAATGACACTATATATGTTCTCAACATTGACATGTATAAATATCTAGCCTGTCcaaaaattgaaatttttaaTGCTCAAATCTTCATtccttaaataaaaaagaaatactgtttccattttataatatagaattttGTTAAATCATAGTGATTAAGGattcaaatcaaatttttttttccaatgctAATTTTACTTTGACAACCATTCTTAAATTTGGAAATGCTTTTTCCTTGttatgtttaacattttttgtcattctgtctgtctggtacaatttgtgtaaataaataattagttaatcaatgagtggcaattaataaataatacatttttttaactagaaaaaGGGAGCTTCATCATGCAGTATTGGTAAATATATGGCCgtattgacatatatatatatatatatggcagtgattttgaggttctttcccttatgatttgttttgaaaaaaatgttttttaattaaatattttgcttgtttaattgTGCGGTAGCAATTGGGGCAAtgttttaaagaattaattaatttaatacaaTTTAATCTTATACAATTGAGTATGTCTACTTGTagagataaacaaaaaaaaagttaagatttAGCTTTCTAAAGTTTTAAAGATTAAATTAAATGGCAGCTGTTATACATTGTTGCAGTGGATGATAGATGCGGGTGCCTTAGTGAATGCATCCCAGGCTGATAAGTTTACACCTTTACATGTTGCCACTTGCTTAAATCATGTGGAAGTCTGCAAGCAGCTGTTAGCGGAGGGAGCAGACATGTCAATGCTGGATTATGCAGGCTGGACACCTCTTCACACTGCTGTCTGCTTTGGGTACACTGATTTAGTTCAACTGTATCTAGACAGGGGAGCTAACCCATGTGCCATCACTGTATGTGCTTTGCAAGAGAACACATTGCATATAGCATGCAGCAAAGGCAATGTCAGTCTTATCAAAGTGAGTCTCAGTAGTTTATCTTTGCTATTTAGTTTGAATTAAGTATTTTgtataagattttatttttttattcatgtaaaTTACTTCCCAAAAAtggaaaagtttattttagcAAATCAAATGCACACATAAACCTTTAGTCATCACAATGATCTTTAACTTTTCAGCTGCTGCTACTGCATGGTGTTCCTTTAGAAAGTGTTGATAGTTCTGGTGAGACTCCACTTCACACAGCTGTGTTTTATAACCGCATTGAAGCTATTTATTACCTGATCAAGTCAGGAGCAAATGTGAATGCCATAGATTTTCTTGGTAAGGTTCATTGATATTTTTCTTACATATTGACTACAGTATAATGTTCAGTATTGGTATGTAACAAAGTCTACTTGTTGAAATAAGACATGTAACTAAACCTTTGTGTAGTAAACAAAAGACTTATGTTGGTCAGCAGTAAATTATTGATTGTTATTATAAGTTAATTGTTTAAGTTTTCCAGTTATTCTGAATTGTATCATCATTCCTGGTTAATGTATTGAATGGACAATGGCAACTGCAATTTTCTTATTATGGATATATCTTATACTAAACGAAACAGTGCCATATTTGAAAAGGCCATTTTTGAGTCCATAtattatatgtcagtgctaaatatttcttaggGGCCCTGTactatagcttgtgttgcctataggtaaatctgGCACTAAACATAGCattaccatttttttaattagctcatacaaaaattatttaacactTGGAGAAagaataatttatattacaaagaATTTCTGAACATTTCAATTTTTGATGAAGCTAATTACTGGTGAAACTATTGCTCTATTTTCATGTCAGATTTACCTGATAAGATATACATTTTGTAGATAAGGGATATAGCAGTATCATAATGTCAAAAgataaatctttaaaatgtcaaaattaaaaacaaacaactttggTAGGACTTTCAAAAGCAGATCACCTAACCTTCagagctttgttttgttttagattttaaacaGCTTGaagtaataatgaaaaatacaCACCAtccaaaactttaaaaaacaaggggggggggggacatctgTAAAATAActgtaattattaaaatatttttttcccccattcatttgttttagcattttaaacttaaaagaaaaattagaatttaGTGCTAATTTTTAAAGGAGTGTTTTGGTAATAAATAAATCCTTTTGTGGGAATCACAACCATTAAAAGttgggaggaaaaaaaaggtcacCATCATAAGAAACATTGAGTGAAAGTAAACCTAGTGCTAGTCTTTTGTAATGAGAAACTTATTGTATTTAATGTCAGTAGAAACATTTTCACCCCTAACAAATACtgcaatattttcttttatattgaggttagaaatatttgttaataattATGTTCTTTCTATCTTGTTTCAGGAAGGTCTCCTGTTGATCTAGCTGCTGCAAGTTGGTCAGAGGAGGCAGTACAAATGTTAATCATGACCGGGGGCAGAGTCACATCTAAGACACCCTTCATGAAGGGTAGATGTCTCGAGGCTGAAACACAGCCTCAATCGCTCAAAGTACTTAGTTTTCTATGTATACGCCAAGCATTGGCTCCCAACCTGCAAGAGAATGCCAGACATTTGCCCCTGCCACAGCCTCTGATAACTGCTCTAAGAATGGATGACTTTGAATTGAACATGGATGATATAGACCTGAAAGTAGATGTAATTGCAAAggacaacatagaagattttttttgtttgttcaattTTCATGGCTCCTGACTATATGCTAATAATGTAAATGTGCACAGCTTGGTTAGTGAATGATTGGATTGAATATTGTGACTTGATTGGTTAATAAATGATTGGAGTGAATATTGTGAATTGATTGGTTGGTGAATGATAGAAGTGAATATCGTAACTTCTTTAGTTAGTGAATGATTGGATTGATTATTGTGACTATATAGTGACTATTGTGAGCAAATTGATTGAATATTCTGACTTTTAGTGAATTGAATGTTGTGAGCAGAACTAATGGAATGTTTTGTTCTTCTAATAATGTAAATATGTAGATTGAATCTCTGTTATTTATTATCTGAAATAAACAGTCTCAATCTGATTGAGCATTACTATCACTTCATGCAAAGTCAATCAACCATTTATTACTGAtttcaaaaatacaaattatGCTCACCAAATCTcttgagatggtaatttaaatTCATGTGGCAAATAATAAATTGAAGctttctaaaatgtttattgTTCAGGCAACTTCAGGATGATTGACACTAACATTGAAAACTTTGTAATTAGTTAGGCCATCTCTTCAGTAAAACTTGTCAttagaactttttgtttttcactgCTGTTTGAAAATGATAATTGtaaatttgtttgttaatattgatttgaatcttttctttttcatttataCCAATAATTATAATGGAAAGATTTGAAGGATCAGGATCTAAGATACAGATCTATGATGTCATGtagcaagcaaaatattaaaaatcctttttttaaaaaaaaaacaacaacaaagcttatctcacCCTCTCCTCATGCAGCTGATGTAGCCAAAGGAACAGCAAGTGCCGATatagttttaacttgatcagagaaaggGAGGTAGGAGAAATAGCATTTGTAAATATTGAAGGATTAAATTCCcttgtaattaattaccagtaataaatttaataatttcaaaaaaaaattgattatgtCTTGTgcaagtttaaacttgatctgagaatgaatgttggagaaataacgtttacaaactttataccagacagacagagtgaattgagaaaaactttaaaaaaaacaacaacaatgctTATATTACATATAATTGTACGGTAtcaatttgtttggatcagtaatgtgattaaaattgtaatagatctagactaataataataaatctgtgcaattagaaatgtttttaccatttgtttttgtttagcccaatatcatgcttttagctatgcactatgatcctatcacttatcttgACCAGTTggagttgggaaaaaaaaaaagggggggggggcaatgttACTGTGTTCACTCAGGGCTTACACCTATTCAAGGGAactatttttttcaacttataccaccacatcaagtacaatttctttcccttgaaaTTGGGTTGtgtgagaaataatgtgtacaaagtttttaccagacaaagtgagttgatataagctttgtaaaaaaagcaaaacagcTTAGGGGAAGTGGCTAGTGTGCATTAAGACTCACTTGTTTAAAAGCTAACTGTGTTACACATGAAGAAACACTAGCAGGTCCATTTGaaattaatattgtaataactaaagggaggcaactcaacaagGTATCGAGGCATATTTACATGAGGACATCACATACATTTATAACAACAGCtgtcttgagcacagcatctttatCAGCTCTGACTTGGGCGGAAATTGTTCTTTCTAATGTACATCCTTCCTAGTCAAACAGTGcacaccttctgcactagcttggatggtGGTGTACATGGCAGGGTTAAATCAATATAATAAATAGCCACACGGCCCAGCAGTTTACCTAACAAGTGACCACATGGTAGCTATTATGATCATACTAAaaataagtagaaaaaaaaaagagtgaatgttgataaaatcaattttaataacaataagataacattatataataatatcatATCCTGACAGAATCTGCACACTATAATACTTCACACATTCATTGGTTAGAAAGGATAACATAAAGGATGATACTCAAGTGTTGTGAACAAATGAAGAAGATATTCATACATATATAGACAGAAACTATAAACCTGGTCACACATCAAACACAGTGCATAGCATTCAGGGCAGTAGAGACTTCAATAGATTTACcaaaacattaacaaattaaataagtaagttatatttcaaatctctctctctcacacacacacacacacaacagaatTCTAGAACGCATTCAAttgaacaaaaattaattatattaaaaaaatttcaatcaGAAGTGTATATTTCTTATCAAATAGTATGACTGGTCAGTTATTTTGTCTGATAATGATAAAGTTAACTTacaatatttacaaacaaaacttgaCCAGTGTCAAGTTAGGATTATTTTCTAAAGGTGCTGTTAGAAATCTCTGGTCAATGttttatgattttattttaaagaaattgtaaAGACATCTCCTGAGATGAAATCTCTGGACACCAAACAAATGCTGGAACATTAGTAATCTGTACAGGACAAGCAAATGACATCAATAAAGAAATGAACCTAAACACTTTTGAATTATAAATACTAGAAGCTAGATTAACTGATACAGGTTTTTGGAAATAAAGCTCAGAAACTAGTCTATGGTCAAGCAACCAGGAAGACAATCACCAAGAAAGACATTTCCCTTCAGATTGATGGGGGAAACAATGCCATGGCCTGAGACAGTGaaaacatgtttattttatttctatttcatgtcaTCTTTATAGTGGCATATACTTCTGAGGACCAAATAAATGACATTATTAAACTAAATACACTAATCTACAAGACAGTCTGAGAATAGCTCAGTATGTGGTATTTTAAGGGATTAAAATATCAGATTCCATACTttaagatggaaaaaaaaagggcggggGGAGAATTTGCAGGTAACTAACATTTTGAAACAGGTGTTTGTGACAAATAGTTTCCTAGTTTACAGAGGTAACAGAAGAGAAAAGTGATTGCACAATGTAATCTGTATGGGAAAAAATGAATTTGTCAAAAGACTTTTCTGGGATGAACACCAGAAGGCAAGAGAAGGAAgggtcaaagaaaaaaaaagtggctaaTAAATCGAACAGGTATAGCACAAGAAAAGAAATCAACACCCATCTGTAGCCACTTAGCATTGATAAGATGATTATATAATAATCTGATAAGAAAAGATCTAAAAGAGATTGTGCTGCACATTCAGAGCActctgagttgttttttttctaaactgaACAAATGCTAACTTAAATATGAAGAACAGTGTTTTGTTGtcatgtttttttgtaaatacattATGTAGCTTTGTCAAACATGACATTCAAACTGAAGTCATCCAATgcaaatatgatttttttggtACTCTAGGCCTTGCTGTACATATATAGCAGTAAAACTTCAGTCTAAGAATCAGTTCCAGTTTCTGATTGGTCATCAGAGTGAATATAAATCTGTTGCTGTCCTGCTTGTTGAAGCTGGTACATCTGCTGGggggagaaaacaaaacaacttttagCTTGCTCTTAATAGAATATTAAAGAGTTTCTCATAGTGTAACTAAAATTGTTACATGACTATTCCATAAGAGAATAGTTAATATATCTTTTATTTACATGTGTTTCAcccttttatttaaataatatcttGTTTCCATTactatattttaagttttattttcagtaaAATAAGCCTTTCATTTTGTTAGATATCATGGCTACTTGCTCTGAAAGCTGTACATTAAGAtaacattgtattttattgaagacttcattttatttccatgacaaaatggaaataaatcagAAACTCAACAGCTAATGtattaatattcttttttttttaatgctttagtAAATTATGTTATATTAACTTACACTAGTTAATAGCCTCCAAAATAAcccacttaaaaacaaaaagtataaatataggctctatttctacttcctaACTAtttgttagaaaacattgaagaAATCAAAGGAATGGAGAagaatacaaatttaaataaataaatataatgctttaaataatttattgataAGTTGATAAAAAGATATCAAACATCAATTGCCACTATGCTATGAAATTGCAAAACTAAAATGAGAAACataaatagttattttaaacaatctaaaaataaactcatCCAGATATGTGCAACTGAAGTGAAATGCACAAGTATCTGACAATGTAATAGTTTGTTTGAAAGAATTATATGCCTACCTGAGCTTGTGTGAACTGCAGGTTTGGGTCCTGCTGTGTTTGTACAACTATTTGTTGACCAGCTAATTTGTTTTGTAACTGTAACTGAATGCTCTGTAACTGTTGGGCTGTTAGCTGGAGCTGTGAAcggaaaaataaatagaaatactaTGTAAATACCAGAGAGAATTATTTCAAGTAATAATCATCATTAGCTATGACTCATGTGTAGACTCTAGTGAGATATCAGAAATCTAACTTTTGTGGACATGTACGTCTAAGGCCTGGAGAAAATGCCTACATTTTATAGAAAGATCATAACAATTCAGGGTAATGCTTCTATAGGTGCTGAAAACACCAACTATGACATGGTGGAAATAATCTTTAATTGTACTCAAAAGCTGGTTGAAATATGCTAAAATTTGTTGAATTTATTTATCTGTTGGGACCTATACACTTAagcaatacaaattaaaaaaaatagtttccaAGCTTGTCcaccttttatttttcaatactgGTCAAAATACTATATAAATATTGAGACCTCTGGAAAAATCTTAAGGAACTCATGAGGCAACTTACAGGAATACTTTCTACTTGACCAGATGCATTGATAACTTGCTGGTATACTTGTGTTGTGGGCTGCTGCTGAGATTGGCTTTGTGTTTGAAGCTGGTTGTGTTGCTGCTGTAGCTGCTGCATGACTGTAGTTTGAATGGGGGAAACAACTTGCTGAGAAACTTGGGGAAGCTGGATGACTTGCGTTTGTGGATTCTGATGTGAGCAAAATAAGatcaaaaatataatatatctagtctATACTAAATGTTAATATATGTCTTTGCcatgtttatatttaattttgaatgtttttattaacGAAGCTATTAACAAAATTGTATGGTAGTATAactgtagtaaaaaaaaattcacctaAGCAAAAGTTCACAAAGTTTTTCATTAACCTTAGCACTAGTTTAATGTAAGTGCAAAACTTACTTGTAACTGAAACTGCTGCTGGATGATCTGACCTCCTGTAACACAACCAAATAAAATTAGACTTAAAACTTAATAAGTAAACAATTACAAAACACATAACCAAATGTATTAACTAACTATCTTTAAATATCTCTTTAATTTCAAtttcattcttaaaaaaaaaaaaaaaaaagcttaactagagtcttaaaaaaaaaaaaaagtggaatatTCTAAAACAAGTTCAAAGACTAAATTAAAATCAAGGAACAAATGAGACACAGTCTGCATGGAGGTAGGAAAGATATTTGCACTATGTTATCACCATATAACATATTTAACTCATGGCTTTGCCGAATGAGTGGGAAAGAACAtgtaaacaacaacaatgtagtGTACAGCTTTAATCTTTAGACCAATAAAGACAATATCTTATACATGACTGTGTATgtacctaaaaacaaaaataaatctaccTTGTAACTGCACAGTTGTATTTTGGGCTGTGGGTGCAACTTGTTGGACAGATGTATGTTGGATCTGTTGTAGAGCTGAAGCTGCCTGAGTAACCTGGAAATACAAAAATGTGTTACTGAACTTAATCTTTTGTTTCATACATGAATTACAAGTTGTTGTCTTTCCCCACTTTGTCTTTGTTGTTTATGCCATAGTCAAATGTACAGATCAGCAACATGTACAATTGATGAAACAAATATACCAGTACCTAAACCTTATTTTTggggcacagtggctgagtggtaaagcagtTGTCTACCAAACCAggggtctcaggttcaaatctcagtgaagactgtgattttttagccaatgggcacctgacattggttgggaaagttaaagatggttggtcattgtgctggccacatgatactaTAGTTaactgggctacagaaacatatgaccttcaCACCATCTTCTCCACtgatcacaaagtctgaaaggggagctttactttaaaaaaaaataattttactatcatctatattagaaacaaatacaactgaaaataaaaactaattttgtttttaaaatcttgaatTAAGAGAACTATAGtaattttatctttttctaccctaaccctaacctgaGTTGCTTGCTGTGTTTGTTGCTGCGCTTGATTTTGTTGTGCCTGTTGAGATTGTTGCTGGGCCAATTGAAGATAATACTGAATCTGTTCAGGAAGTGAATTCCCTGTTCTTCCAAGTTCATCCTTTAACcaaaacacacaaataaaattGCATACAAAGCACATCAGATTTGTAATTACTtccaacaaaacacacacatataaacttGCATACAAAGCACATCAGATTTGTAACTACTTCCAACAAAATACACACATATAAAATTGCATACAAAGCATGTCAGATTTGTAACCGTTCACTTCacattaatatttgtttaaaattcaaatgttCAAGCTTTGCGATAGAAAATGTATTTGGTAGTTATTTCTATGATTAACATCCTAATTTTTTTTGCCTGATGTGTtggtttaaaattatttcatctatagaGTAGGGCATAAATTTAATGCAAAGTGTTGTAAACtagacaacattttttttatattaaaatgtacCATTCTGCTGGTAGACTACATGCTTTATTCTAAACTACACTTTGTATAGGTAGTTTACTTAAGCCCACAGCCAGTTAGATACCATCTGGTCAGAATCCATGAAACAGAATAAACCCCTTGTGCTTATCTGTCCTCAATCAAATGATTAAAAATATCAGCAAAAGACTTTCGTCCATCCTAGCAAAATCTTATCTTtataatagtaattttttttttatgttggtgACCTGCTTTGCGCAAAAAATTAAGATTATCTCTTTGTATATGTCTATCAGAAGACAGTCAAGTTGACACAAGTCAAGTTGACACAAAAATGTCTTGTTGAAGGAAAAGCTTTtgagacaaaacaaacaaaagaaatcaACAACACTGATCTTTGATTCTAGCCAACCCTATTCACATCTACAAACATTCTCTTCAAAGAAAATTTTTGAcattacatacaaaaatgtacataatttCAGAATCTCTGAGCCTATagtaaataagaaaagaataaaCTTAGTGGCTATAAGcacaattattaaatataaaattttatcTACAGTTTAAGAACATTTCAGAATGGAAAGGATAgaacttaaaaaacttttagtGACCTTGAAAGTGAACTAAcaaagaagggaaaaaaataactaaaaataacattCACTATTGGTAAAATACCCATGTACATTTAATATTTGGTTCCAATGTAATacagaaaatacattttacatgCTCCACTATACCATTTTATATCCGAACATGTTaagtaattaaaacattttttttaaacaacaaaacaaagctactaattttattcaagtagcaacaatcaacaaaaagGACAACATTATGTTGTACATAACTTACTTGACGTTTGTTAGGTTTAAGCTCTTCTCTTGGTACAATATCGATTAGGAAATCAA
The DNA window shown above is from Biomphalaria glabrata chromosome 5, xgBioGlab47.1, whole genome shotgun sequence and carries:
- the LOC106065443 gene encoding nuclear transcription factor Y subunit gamma-like isoform X2; protein product: MSGDPNFGLQNQSGISDQAQNMLANFWPNVMDNIKHLSSQDYKTQELPLARIKKIMKLDEDVKMISAEAPVLFAKAAEIFVSELSLRAWIHTEDNKRRTLQRNDIAMAISKFDQFDFLIDIVPREELKPNKRQDELGRTGNSLPEQIQYYLQLAQQQSQQAQQNQAQQQTQQATQVTQAASALQQIQHTSVQQVAPTAQNTTVQLQGGQIIQQQFQLQNPQTQVIQLPQVSQQVVSPIQTTVMQQLQQQHNQLQTQSQSQQQPTTQVYQQVINASGQVESIPLQLTAQQLQSIQLQLQNKLAGQQIVVQTQQDPNLQFTQAQMYQLQQAGQQQIYIHSDDQSETGTDS
- the LOC106065445 gene encoding ankyrin repeat and SOCS box protein 13-like codes for the protein MAHFENSSFQTDPLRSFFDHKENKEVLNDMHESKDGQNPDSVQNKVVHREEKNLLSEMNDSTNSRSLLLNAVQNNDVETVKDLLLIKKVNPNFNLQMISPICQAAALGNIQILNLLLDAGADPRTQNTSNMSWERQPIHIAASKGHLDALKLFVERGIKINQQDSDKRTPLHWVSMYGHVHMIKWMIDAGALVNASQADKFTPLHVATCLNHVEVCKQLLAEGADMSMLDYAGWTPLHTAVCFGYTDLVQLYLDRGANPCAITVCALQENTLHIACSKGNVSLIKLLLLHGVPLESVDSSGETPLHTAVFYNRIEAIYYLIKSGANVNAIDFLGRSPVDLAAASWSEEAVQMLIMTGGRVTSKTPFMKGRCLEAETQPQSLKVLSFLCIRQALAPNLQENARHLPLPQPLITALRMDDFELNMDDIDLKVDVIAKDNIEDFFCLFNFHGS
- the LOC106065443 gene encoding nuclear transcription factor Y subunit gamma-like isoform X1: MSGDPNFGLQNQSGISDQAQNMLANFWPNVMDNIKHLSSQDYKTQELPLARIKKIMKLDEDVKMISAEAPVLFAKAAEIFVSELSLRAWIHTEDNKRRTLQRNDIAMAISKFDQFDFLIDIVPREELKPNKRQDELGRTGNSLPEQIQYYLQLAQQQSQQAQQNQAQQQTQQATQVTQAASALQQIQHTSVQQVAPTAQNTTVQLQGGQIIQQQFQLQNPQTQVIQLPQVSQQVVSPIQTTVMQQLQQQHNQLQTQSQSQQQPTTQVYQQVINASGQVESIPLQLTAQQLQSIQLQLQNKLAGQQIVVQTQQDPNLQFTQAQQMYQLQQAGQQQIYIHSDDQSETGTDS